A DNA window from Solanum lycopersicum chromosome 3, SLM_r2.1 contains the following coding sequences:
- the LOC138347540 gene encoding uncharacterized protein, which produces MSVLYHPGKANVVEDALSCMTMGSISHIDEAKKFLAREVHWLARLGVRLEGSPNGGAIVHHNSESSLVVEVKSKKHLDRPLMDLKEFVLGELNESFSLGGDGVLRYHGGLCVPDVDGLREQILEEVDGYRYSIHLGLTKMYHDLREIYWWEGFKRDIEEFVAKCPNCQQVKAEYQKQVAYYKGSEFLLGSGETSIWTL; this is translated from the coding sequence atgagtgtcctctatcaccccggcaaggctaatgtggtgGAGGATGCCCTAAGttgtatgactatgggtagtatATCCCATATTGACGAAGCCAAGAAGTTTCTAGCAAGGGAAGTTCATTGGTTGGCTAGGTTGGGGGTGAGGTTGGAAGGTTCTCCGAATGGGGGTGCTatagtccatcataactccgagtcatctctAGTGGTTGAGGTAAAGTCCAAAAAACACCTTGATCGACCATTAATGGATTTGAAAGAATTCGTTCTCGGAGAGttaaatgagtcattctccttgggGGGGGATGGTGTTTTAAGGTACCATGGgggattgtgtgttcctgatgtagatgggttgagggaaCAAATTCTAGAAGAAGTCGATGGGTACCGCTACTCAATTCATCTGGgtttgacaaaaatgtaccatgacctaagggagatatattggtgggaaggttttaaaagggacatagaggagtttgtcgctaagtgtccaaattgccaacaagtaaaggccGAATACCAAAAGcaggtggcttactacaagggATCcgaattcctacttggaagtggagagacatcaatatggactttgtag